The Rosa rugosa chromosome 1, drRosRugo1.1, whole genome shotgun sequence genomic sequence AATTTTTACCGTGGATGAGATTGAAGAGACTCCCATTGGTTTGGTAATCATACATGACCAGCCTCTCTCCCTTGGCCTGAAAATAAGCCCTGACCGGAACCAAATTGGGGTGGCGCAACCCACCCTCGGCTTCCATATGCTGATCGAAAACCTCCCTGCTCGTAATGGCAGTCTTACTCGCGTCCAATCTCTTCACCGTCACTATCAGCTGGTTATCCAGCACCGCCTTGTACGTCGTTCCGATGGTTCCTCTCCCAAGTAACTCCGCCGAGGCCCTCATCAGTTGCTCCAAGCTGTACAACTGGGTCTCCCCATAGCAAAACACCAAGTTCCCGCTCTTGGGTATCACTCTAGTTTGAGCTTCCTCGTAATGAGCAACTACTTTGGGTACTTCTTTGGGCCTCTCATCTTTTTGAACTGAGACGGCGGCGGGATATGGATCCCTGTCTTCACTTGGGGACGGTTTCGAGGGCCTAATTTCGGCTTCAGTCCCGGATGTTCGGTTTCTGATGACTGCAAACACGAATAAGAGACCAGCAAACATAAATGCAACTGCTATTGATATTCCGAGAACCAGACCGGTTTTCTTGTGCCTTGTTGGAGAGGGCGGAGACAGCACCACCGCTCCTTGTGACTGTGCACTCTCCCCTAAAGGCTCCGACGGCGAGGTGGCATTGTGGGATTCAAAGAAGGGTGAGCGTGAGCTGCAGGCCTTGTTCATAATCTCGCCGCAGAGGCCGGGGTTGAGCTGGAACGAGGTGCTGTCGAACCGGGAGAGAGTGGGGGTGCCCGGGACCGGGCCGGTGAGGTTGTTGGAGGAGACGTTGAGGTCGGTGAGGAAGGACTGGTTTAAAGCCGGGAAGGAGCCGTTGAACCGGTTGAACTCGAGGTGGAGGGAGTTGAGCCGGTCCAGAGCGGTCAAGAGAACGGGGATCGAACCGGTGAAGTTGTTGCGAGAGAGATCAAGGGCACGGAGGCGGTGGAGGGCGAGGATTGAAGGAGGGAAAGAACCGGAGAAGGAGTTGCGGTTCAAGAAGAGGGACTTGAGGTTGGAGAGGGAGGAGAGGTCGGGGAGGGGACCGGAGAGGGAGTTGTTGTGGAGGCTGAGGACGCGGAGCTGGTCGAGGCGGGAGAGGGTGTGGGGGGCGAGGGTGCCGCGGAGGGAGAAGGACTGGAGGACGAAGCGGACGACGCGGCCCTGGGCGCATTTGACGCCTTGCCATTGGCAGTAGTCGAAGGGCTCGTTGAGGGTGTAGAGGAGGCGGTTGTCGAGGTCGGAGTGGGACTTGAAGGAGAGGAGGGCGACGGCGTCggaggaggggaggaggaggtcTGGTGAGAGGGGTTGGGACTGGGAGTGGACGGCGgcgaagaggaggaggagagtgaTGATGGGCATTGTTGTTTTTGGGGTGGATGGTTTGCGAGGTTTAGTGGGATgagggttttgggtttgaagTGGGAAGTAGAGGGGCCATGGAGGGTGGTTGCGGAGCAGCTGTCTAGAATGTAGTGACcagtgagagagtgagagtgagagggaGTGTCTGCTTCTGGGAGCTTGATTGATGGAGTCTCTGAGTCTGTGTGTCACGTGAAGAGAGTTGGGTGTTGGGACTCTATCGTTGGAACTAGTACTGTGTTTTTTTAAGGCTTCCATGTTCTCCCGAGCTTGTCTGTATGGCGCGTGACTTGTAAATTTTATGCCGAGAACTAGCTATCTGCAATGTCCAGTatctgaccactttgacagttTTGGAGTTCGAACTTAAGTTGAGAAGCACACTCAATTAGGCAAAAATCACTAGGTCACTTGCAGACTTGCAGTGGTTATTAATTTGTGTATTTGTGTATGTGAAAGGAGAAGTCTTTTTGAAATGGAGTTCGAtgatttgaccaaaaaaaaaaataatagtgaTCTTTAATATTTGATTCTGATAATAATTATGAGTTGAAAGATAAATATTTAAGAGTTAATTTATTAGTCTAATGATATTTATGGTGGTTGAGGGCTCCAGTTCTGATCATTTGTGATTAGGAACTATATTCTCATTTCATGATAATGTACTAttgtttatgtttgaattattCTTTGAGATGGAATATTAAAGGGAAACTTAAAACCTCAACGTATTCCAAGTCTAAACATATCATAATTAGATTTTGATCATCATACTCAAATTTCAATCTTAAGTTATATGGACATGTTTTGAACGTTCATAATGAAGAATGATTTGTTTGGTTGTAGATAATTAGGTGTAGATTCCTTAATAATTCCCTATTCATTGGTCTCATTCCAGATCACAGTCATCACACCAACCAAAGTACCAAACTCCATGtttatgaccaaaaaaaaaaaagaactccaTGTTTGGACGGTGCAACATCCTCGTGGAGATTACAACACGCGCGATGCAAGGCGCGTATCAAATGTGCTTGGAAGTCCTCCCAGGGTCCCCTTCGTTTTAGACTGGAAATACGCATATTGACCTGTGTGAGACAGACTTAATGGTCTCACCGAGTCAAATTTGTATCTTTTATTAATCCAATTGTAAAGCATTCCTTTCCAAATTTTATTACCATTTTCCCATTCCATTCTTTTTTGGACAATTAATAGGTTGATTTGTTGGGGGAATAAACATATTCACTCTTTCTTATAATCAACGCATAATACTTTATTTAAAGAGGGTTAATTTTGAGATATGTAAAgttcttttttaattttgattggGCAGCCCTACCACGTGGTGGTAGGGCAGTccctacctaagaatttctcttaaaaaaggaaaaaaaaaa encodes the following:
- the LOC133720975 gene encoding probable inactive receptor kinase At5g67200, with the translated sequence MPIITLLLLFAAVHSQSQPLSPDLLLPSSDAVALLSFKSHSDLDNRLLYTLNEPFDYCQWQGVKCAQGRVVRFVLQSFSLRGTLAPHTLSRLDQLRVLSLHNNSLSGPLPDLSSLSNLKSLFLNRNSFSGSFPPSILALHRLRALDLSRNNFTGSIPVLLTALDRLNSLHLEFNRFNGSFPALNQSFLTDLNVSSNNLTGPVPGTPTLSRFDSTSFQLNPGLCGEIMNKACSSRSPFFESHNATSPSEPLGESAQSQGAVVLSPPSPTRHKKTGLVLGISIAVAFMFAGLLFVFAVIRNRTSGTEAEIRPSKPSPSEDRDPYPAAVSVQKDERPKEVPKVVAHYEEAQTRVIPKSGNLVFCYGETQLYSLEQLMRASAELLGRGTIGTTYKAVLDNQLIVTVKRLDASKTAITSREVFDQHMEAEGGLRHPNLVPVRAYFQAKGERLVMYDYQTNGSLFNLIHGSRSNRAKPLHWTSCLKIAEDVAQGLAYIHQASTLIHGNLKSSNVLLGADFEACLTDYGLALFADSSASEDPESAGYKAPETRKSSRRATSKSDVYAYGILLLELLTGKHPSQHPPLVPMDVGDWVRAMRDDDVGDDNQLGMLTEVACICSLTSPEQRPAMWQVLKMLQEIKEFVMTEDNAGVGFS